A section of the Petrimonas sulfuriphila genome encodes:
- a CDS encoding glycerate-2-kinase family protein — MKKIAELIFFAGVNGVLPEKLMQSQVKLSGDLLQVAEKRFPLSRFRHIYVLAAGKAAASMSRGVEKVLGDKITNGHVVTKYGHGMNLNYLTLTEAGHPIPDAEGVKGTQKIVNIARKATEDDLVICLISGGASALMADFPEGVTLDDLKRTNELLTKCGANITEINTVRKHLSKIKGGQLARILFPATTVCLILSDVVGDRLDVIASGPTVGDSSSFADALTIIDKYSLQNRLPSSVLHYLLEGADGSIADTPKPDNPVFSKCAQLHYR; from the coding sequence ATGAAAAAAATTGCCGAACTGATATTTTTTGCCGGAGTGAACGGTGTCTTGCCTGAGAAGCTGATGCAATCACAGGTGAAACTCTCCGGAGATCTATTGCAAGTCGCAGAAAAGAGATTCCCGTTATCCCGTTTCAGGCACATTTATGTTTTAGCTGCCGGTAAAGCAGCCGCCTCAATGTCTAGGGGGGTGGAAAAAGTTTTAGGCGACAAAATAACAAACGGTCACGTTGTCACCAAGTATGGACACGGAATGAACCTGAACTACCTGACACTTACCGAAGCTGGTCATCCTATACCCGATGCGGAGGGGGTAAAAGGTACTCAAAAAATAGTTAATATCGCCCGAAAAGCAACCGAAGATGACCTGGTTATCTGCCTGATATCCGGAGGAGCATCGGCTTTAATGGCCGATTTCCCGGAAGGTGTAACTCTCGATGATTTAAAACGCACCAATGAATTGCTGACCAAATGCGGCGCGAATATTACCGAAATTAATACGGTACGTAAGCATTTATCAAAAATTAAAGGAGGTCAACTCGCCCGGATACTCTTTCCGGCAACAACGGTGTGCCTGATATTATCGGATGTGGTCGGTGATAGGCTGGACGTGATTGCGTCTGGGCCAACTGTGGGTGATTCAAGTAGTTTTGCGGATGCACTGACTATTATTGATAAGTATTCGCTACAAAACCGGCTTCCCTCGTCTGTGTTGCATTATTTACTCGAAGGTGCAGACGGTTCAATTGCAGATACTCCCAAACCGGACAATCCGGTTTTTTCAAAATGTGCACAACTACATTATCGGTAG
- a CDS encoding GntP family permease, with product MSILTISVLVLLSIVLIVILTSVTKLNAFASLFMVSLLLAVIALPGKDIVEILKQGFGNTVSSIGFLIIFGAIIAVVLEKTGGAASIANYILSKTGHRNAASAMGITGFIVGLPIFCDSGYIIMSGLAKSFSSKAKVALPFIAFVLATSLYSVHCLTPTHPGALAASGILGANLGMLIVLGTLFAIPAALAAFLWIKWQTRNDIYTETENSHHEIRSNEQLPPIHLSLLPIVTPLLLIATGSLLTVLDISNVNFILKGLAFLGQPIVSLMIGVLLSLFLLKNRAIKNINIVLESAIEKAGPILIVTGAGGMFGLVIKETGVGAYAGEFLLQTGLGLAVPFLIASILKTAQGSSTVAIITAASFVVPMLPALGLDSEPGKLLAMISMGAGSMMVSHANDSYFWVVSRFSGIGSNTALKVYSSATVVMGIVTFLCVWLTSLFML from the coding sequence ATGAGCATCCTTACTATTTCCGTTCTTGTACTGCTGAGCATCGTACTGATTGTAATCCTTACATCCGTCACAAAGCTCAACGCATTTGCATCGTTGTTCATGGTGTCTTTACTGCTTGCGGTTATCGCACTACCAGGTAAAGACATCGTGGAAATTCTTAAACAGGGCTTCGGCAACACCGTATCATCCATCGGATTTCTTATCATTTTTGGAGCAATCATTGCTGTGGTATTGGAAAAAACCGGTGGTGCAGCCAGCATCGCCAATTATATTTTATCGAAGACAGGACACCGGAACGCTGCCTCAGCAATGGGAATCACGGGGTTCATTGTAGGATTGCCCATTTTTTGTGATTCTGGATATATCATTATGAGCGGACTGGCAAAGTCATTCAGTTCCAAAGCCAAAGTCGCGCTGCCTTTTATTGCATTTGTACTGGCGACTTCGCTCTATTCAGTTCATTGCCTCACTCCCACCCATCCCGGTGCTTTGGCCGCCTCCGGGATTCTGGGTGCCAACCTGGGTATGCTGATCGTCTTGGGAACACTGTTTGCTATTCCTGCAGCTTTGGCCGCCTTTTTGTGGATTAAATGGCAAACCCGAAACGACATTTACACAGAAACCGAAAATTCTCATCATGAAATCCGGAGCAATGAACAACTTCCTCCGATTCACCTTTCCTTGTTACCTATCGTTACACCGCTTTTGCTTATAGCAACCGGCTCGTTGCTAACCGTACTGGATATTTCCAATGTCAACTTTATACTAAAAGGATTGGCTTTTCTCGGACAACCTATCGTTTCACTGATGATTGGGGTATTGCTATCGTTGTTTCTACTAAAAAACAGGGCAATAAAAAATATCAATATAGTCCTAGAATCTGCCATTGAAAAAGCTGGACCGATACTGATCGTTACCGGTGCAGGAGGAATGTTCGGGCTGGTGATCAAGGAAACCGGGGTGGGCGCTTATGCGGGCGAGTTTTTGCTGCAAACGGGATTGGGACTTGCCGTTCCGTTTCTCATAGCATCAATTTTAAAAACGGCGCAAGGTTCTTCTACCGTGGCAATTATCACGGCTGCATCTTTCGTTGTACCAATGCTACCCGCTTTGGGACTTGACTCTGAACCAGGAAAACTTTTGGCAATGATCTCGATGGGTGCAGGTTCGATGATGGTATCACATGCCAATGATTCTTACTTCTGGGTGGTTTCCCGGTTCTCGGGAATCGGCTCAAATACAGCGCTGAAGGTATACTCATCAGCCACCGTTGTGATGGGAATTGTAACGTTTCTTTGCGTGTGGCTGACTTCGCTCTTCATGTTGTAA
- a CDS encoding YceI family protein, with protein MKKTGLTFLVLFFMFGLMAQTRYLVDKAHSSVNFKVKHNGISFVNGSFNSFEGFIEGDLNSLENANIEFTVDAESIDTRIEPRDKHLRSADFFDVEKYPKMSFKSTDIEKTGDKRYKLNGLLTVKDVTKPVTFEVKYGGKIVGRDGKDIIGFTAKNSINRLDYNVAYDPDSKAIAKDVDLVLYMEFVAN; from the coding sequence ATGAAAAAAACAGGTTTAACATTTTTAGTATTGTTTTTTATGTTCGGCTTAATGGCCCAAACGAGATATTTGGTGGATAAAGCACATTCTTCCGTCAATTTTAAAGTGAAACATAACGGAATATCTTTTGTCAACGGCAGTTTTAATTCTTTCGAAGGATTTATAGAAGGGGATTTAAACAGCCTGGAGAATGCCAATATTGAGTTTACGGTTGATGCGGAAAGTATTGATACCCGGATTGAGCCGCGTGATAAGCATTTGCGTAGTGCGGATTTTTTCGATGTGGAAAAGTATCCAAAAATGAGTTTTAAAAGTACAGACATCGAGAAAACCGGCGACAAGAGATACAAATTAAACGGTTTGCTTACCGTCAAAGATGTAACAAAACCCGTTACGTTTGAGGTTAAATACGGTGGAAAAATTGTGGGCAGAGACGGTAAGGATATTATCGGCTTTACGGCTAAAAACAGTATCAACCGGTTGGATTATAACGTAGCTTACGATCCTGATTCCAAGGCGATTGCAAAAGATGTAGATCTTGTTCTTTATATGGAGTTTGTCGCCAATTAA
- a CDS encoding DUF3298 domain-containing protein → MRKNIFLPVAILFFLLLCTLFSCKKTAQISTKIVFDSIVIKDQIPLLETNDTTLPFADVKISFTYPVKFGNKEDLARLQQIFIGTFFNSLHLDTLSPQEAVKAYVSGYKEEYKSLSNTYYSEKSRLPKGEIPMWYWYYMYNTNKVMFQNDSLLSYAIEYSDYTGGAHGSYRITYTNIDLGELVTVSEEDIFVSNYKKPLAEIIINRLMDQYNVSVPDSLISLGFFNLDEVFPNNNFWLDHEGIHYSFNQYEIAPYSMGVINVDIPYGDLSAILKPENVTQKFFLNSGHR, encoded by the coding sequence ATGAGAAAAAATATTTTTCTTCCCGTTGCTATTTTGTTTTTCTTACTTTTGTGCACATTGTTTTCCTGCAAAAAGACCGCACAAATTTCCACAAAAATAGTTTTTGACAGTATCGTGATTAAAGACCAGATACCCCTACTCGAAACGAACGACACAACATTGCCTTTTGCCGATGTTAAAATAAGCTTTACTTATCCGGTAAAGTTTGGCAACAAGGAAGACCTTGCCCGTTTGCAACAAATCTTTATCGGTACATTTTTCAACAGCCTCCACCTCGACACCCTTTCTCCGCAAGAAGCTGTTAAGGCATATGTTTCCGGTTACAAAGAGGAATATAAGTCGCTGTCAAACACCTATTATTCCGAAAAGAGCCGACTTCCAAAAGGTGAGATACCTATGTGGTACTGGTATTATATGTACAACACCAATAAAGTGATGTTTCAAAACGATTCACTGCTGAGTTACGCTATAGAATATAGTGATTATACCGGTGGTGCACACGGCTCGTACAGAATTACTTATACGAACATCGATCTGGGTGAATTGGTTACTGTTTCGGAAGAGGACATCTTTGTGTCCAATTATAAAAAGCCACTCGCAGAAATCATAATTAACAGATTGATGGATCAATACAATGTCAGCGTTCCTGATTCCTTAATCAGCTTAGGTTTTTTTAATCTGGACGAAGTTTTTCCGAACAACAATTTTTGGCTGGACCATGAAGGGATTCACTACTCATTTAATCAATACGAGATTGCACCCTACTCAATGGGCGTAATTAATGTTGACATTCCCTACGGGGATTTGTCGGCTATCCTCAAACCGGAAAACGTTACACAAAAATTCTTTTTAAACTCAGGTCATCGCTGA
- a CDS encoding DUF4831 family protein: MIKIKRLVLSALIVLLPAVSMQAQQTVRMNAIKANDYGVIYSLPKTSLVVTLKVKKTVYNRGEFYQFAQRYLSIDPITESRTEFTLEDVMVTNRGVADKDNSFMVIFRPNSIAPYVHLTQDGLISTINTDPESEKTPSFDVPEPSPAPLNPRRFLSEETLMAGSTAKQAELVSKQIFELRRSRNDILIGEADNMPPDGEAYKVVMEQINNQEKALTEMFSGSTQTEYFTKEIVVIPTEKDIDKRIIGRFSEKLGPVDADNLAGAPIYLTLRSKTQKAETILTDKDKERLAKKLSEGVVYNVPGKAQLTLEFRNKTLKNMETDIVQFGTKDVLAKKMFDNMKQPIKVVFYPDLGAIKQIIQ, from the coding sequence ATGATAAAAATAAAACGTCTTGTATTGTCCGCTTTAATTGTTTTACTCCCTGCAGTTAGCATGCAGGCTCAGCAAACCGTGAGAATGAATGCCATCAAAGCCAACGACTACGGGGTAATCTATTCATTGCCGAAAACATCTCTGGTGGTAACGCTGAAAGTAAAAAAAACGGTTTACAATCGCGGTGAGTTTTATCAGTTCGCACAACGATACTTGAGTATTGATCCTATCACCGAAAGCAGAACCGAATTTACACTTGAAGATGTAATGGTAACGAACCGAGGAGTCGCCGACAAGGATAATTCGTTTATGGTAATCTTCAGGCCTAACTCAATCGCGCCTTACGTTCATCTCACACAAGACGGACTGATTTCTACCATAAACACAGACCCTGAATCAGAAAAAACACCTTCTTTCGACGTTCCTGAGCCATCTCCCGCTCCGCTAAACCCGAGAAGGTTTTTGTCGGAAGAAACGCTGATGGCGGGTTCAACAGCCAAGCAGGCAGAATTGGTCTCGAAACAGATTTTTGAGCTACGGCGAAGCCGAAACGATATCCTGATCGGCGAAGCCGATAATATGCCGCCCGACGGTGAAGCCTACAAAGTAGTTATGGAGCAAATAAACAATCAGGAAAAAGCATTGACTGAAATGTTTTCGGGAAGTACACAAACTGAATATTTCACCAAAGAAATTGTGGTTATCCCCACAGAAAAAGATATTGATAAAAGGATTATTGGCAGGTTTTCCGAAAAACTTGGTCCTGTGGATGCTGATAATCTTGCCGGGGCTCCCATTTACCTGACACTGAGAAGTAAAACACAGAAAGCAGAGACCATTCTTACCGACAAAGATAAAGAACGCCTCGCAAAAAAACTCTCCGAAGGAGTAGTGTATAATGTTCCAGGAAAAGCGCAACTCACACTGGAGTTCAGGAACAAAACGTTGAAAAATATGGAAACAGATATCGTTCAGTTTGGCACAAAGGATGTACTTGCCAAAAAAATGTTCGACAATATGAAACAACCCATTAAGGTAGTTTTCTATCCCGATCTGGGTGCTATAAAGCAGATTATTCAGTAA
- the pheS gene encoding phenylalanine--tRNA ligase subunit alpha yields MLDKIHSLLSEIDQFSASDADELEALRIKYLSKKGIISVLMDDFRNVAPEQKREVGMKLNELKQKAQEKILSLKEMFNGNKEKNVDIDLTRTAYPVALGARHPISIVKEEICDIFKRLGFSIAEGPEVEDDWHVFSSLNFAEDHPARDMQDTFFIESNPDIVLRTHTSSVQTRVMEKTQPPIRIICPGRVYRNEAISYRAHCFFHQVEALYVDKDVSFADLKQALLFFAKEMFGNETKIRLRPSYFPFTEPSAEMDISCNLCGGEGCPFCKYTGWVEILGCGMVDPNVLDNCGIDSRVYTGYALGMGIERITNLKYQVKDLRMFSENDLSFLKQFQAAH; encoded by the coding sequence ATGTTAGATAAAATTCACTCCCTTCTTTCTGAAATAGATCAATTTTCAGCATCGGATGCCGATGAACTGGAAGCATTACGCATCAAATACTTAAGCAAAAAGGGCATCATTTCTGTGCTGATGGACGATTTCAGAAACGTTGCCCCCGAACAAAAACGCGAAGTGGGTATGAAGCTGAACGAGCTGAAACAGAAAGCCCAGGAAAAAATTCTTTCGTTGAAAGAGATGTTTAACGGCAACAAAGAAAAAAACGTGGATATCGACCTGACCCGGACGGCTTATCCGGTTGCTCTCGGAGCACGTCATCCGATATCGATTGTGAAAGAAGAAATTTGTGATATTTTTAAACGTCTGGGATTTTCCATCGCCGAAGGGCCGGAAGTGGAAGACGACTGGCATGTTTTTTCTTCACTTAACTTCGCAGAAGACCATCCTGCACGAGATATGCAGGACACATTCTTTATCGAAAGCAACCCGGATATTGTTTTACGCACACACACTTCATCTGTCCAGACTCGCGTAATGGAGAAAACGCAACCGCCCATCCGCATTATTTGTCCGGGGAGAGTTTATAGGAACGAAGCTATCTCGTACAGGGCACATTGTTTTTTCCATCAGGTGGAAGCATTATACGTAGACAAAGATGTATCGTTTGCCGATTTGAAACAGGCGTTGCTTTTCTTTGCCAAAGAAATGTTTGGTAACGAAACAAAAATCCGGCTTCGTCCTTCTTATTTCCCGTTTACAGAACCCAGTGCAGAAATGGATATCTCCTGTAACCTATGTGGAGGTGAAGGTTGCCCATTCTGCAAATATACCGGTTGGGTGGAAATCCTGGGATGCGGCATGGTTGACCCCAATGTATTGGATAATTGCGGAATAGATAGTAGGGTCTACACCGGATACGCTCTTGGAATGGGTATTGAGCGTATTACAAACCTGAAATACCAGGTAAAAGACCTGCGGATGTTTTCGGAAAACGATTTGAGTTTCCTTAAGCAATTTCAGGCAGCACATTAG
- the tilS gene encoding tRNA lysidine(34) synthetase TilS has product MLQKIKSYIAQKRLLENDNVLITGLSGGADSMALLDIMTLLGYRCIAAHCNFHLRGEESEEDARFVKKWCKESDIEFTTIDFDTRQYAADKKISIEMAARELRYAWFEIVRKQFNADAIAVAHHKDDSVETVLMNLIRGTGISGFSGISPQNGKVIRPMLCVSRVEIENYLVERQIPFRTDSTNLEDIYTRNHIRLNVLPMLQKINPSVNETIFRTAENLAEAEKIYKKAVHADIEVVLKNNRIDIEALKLSASPLSVLFEILSPLGFHPAVIDDVKAGLDASPGKQFFSPTHRLIKDRTCFLIDKIKKTESDDPIYFIDAVSQEISTPVNLAIKLTGVPKLIDKKSRMLYADVAKLQFPLKLRKWQAGDRFIPFGMKGKKKLSDFFTDQKFNLKEKEETWLLLSGEEVVWVVGHRADNRFKITPATERVLQIELKTMK; this is encoded by the coding sequence ATGCTTCAGAAAATAAAATCCTATATTGCCCAAAAACGTTTGTTGGAGAACGATAATGTGTTGATTACGGGGCTTAGTGGGGGCGCTGACTCCATGGCTTTACTGGATATAATGACTTTATTGGGTTACCGGTGTATTGCTGCACATTGTAATTTCCATCTTCGGGGAGAAGAATCGGAGGAGGATGCCCGCTTTGTAAAGAAATGGTGTAAGGAGAGTGATATTGAATTTACAACCATCGACTTCGATACCCGGCAATATGCCGCCGATAAAAAAATTTCCATCGAGATGGCAGCACGTGAATTGCGTTACGCCTGGTTTGAAATAGTGAGGAAACAATTTAATGCCGATGCAATTGCCGTAGCTCATCACAAGGATGATTCGGTGGAAACGGTACTGATGAATTTAATCCGCGGTACGGGAATAAGTGGATTTAGCGGAATTTCGCCCCAAAACGGAAAAGTTATCCGTCCGATGCTTTGTGTCTCCCGGGTCGAAATCGAAAATTACCTGGTGGAACGTCAAATCCCTTTCAGGACTGACAGTACCAATCTCGAAGATATTTATACCCGGAATCACATACGGTTAAATGTTTTGCCGATGTTGCAGAAAATCAATCCGTCAGTCAACGAAACCATTTTCCGTACTGCTGAAAACTTGGCCGAAGCAGAGAAAATATATAAAAAAGCAGTTCATGCGGATATTGAAGTTGTTTTGAAAAATAACAGAATAGATATTGAGGCGCTAAAACTATCCGCTTCCCCCTTATCGGTTTTGTTTGAGATCCTGTCACCTTTAGGGTTTCATCCTGCCGTGATCGATGATGTGAAGGCTGGATTGGATGCTTCGCCGGGGAAGCAGTTTTTTTCACCTACACATCGGTTGATAAAAGATCGTACGTGTTTCCTAATCGATAAAATAAAAAAAACGGAGTCCGATGACCCAATCTATTTTATCGATGCGGTATCGCAAGAAATATCCACTCCGGTAAATTTAGCTATTAAATTAACAGGTGTACCGAAACTAATCGATAAAAAGAGTCGTATGTTATATGCCGATGTCGCTAAGCTGCAGTTCCCCCTCAAGTTGCGGAAATGGCAAGCCGGCGACAGGTTTATTCCCTTTGGAATGAAAGGCAAAAAGAAGTTGAGTGATTTTTTCACTGATCAGAAATTTAACCTGAAAGAAAAGGAAGAAACATGGCTTTTGCTTTCGGGTGAGGAGGTGGTTTGGGTTGTGGGGCATCGGGCGGATAACCGGTTTAAAATTACACCAGCGACTGAACGTGTTTTGCAAATTGAGTTAAAAACGATGAAATAG
- the serS gene encoding serine--tRNA ligase, which produces MLTLKVINEDREEVIRKLAKKRFAAEDIINQIVALDETRRSSQTLLDSQLSEINLLSKSIGGLMKEGKKAEAEIAKQQVSELKELSKLNEAGLRETEAAIQNLLVIIPNLPHDSVPEGKSAEDNLVERSGGNIPQLSTDALPHWELAKKYDLIDFEWGVKITGAGFPVYKAKGSRLQRALINFFLDNARDAGFVEIQPPYVVNAASGFATGQLPDKEGQMYHVGLDDLYLIPTAEVPVTNLYRDVILDEKDLPVKNTAYSACFRREAGSYGKDVRGLNRLHQFDKVEIVCIDKPENSYQRLDEMVCYVQTLVEKLGLPWRILRLCGGDMGFTSALTFDFEVYSAAQQRWLEVSSVSNFESYQANRLKCRYRNEDRKTQLCHTLNGSALALPRIVAALLENNQTPEGIIIPAALVPYTGFAVID; this is translated from the coding sequence ATGCTTACACTCAAAGTAATAAACGAAGATCGCGAAGAAGTCATTCGCAAACTTGCCAAAAAAAGATTCGCCGCTGAAGATATAATTAATCAAATTGTGGCGTTAGACGAAACACGTCGTAGTTCTCAAACTCTTCTGGATAGTCAGTTGTCGGAGATCAACCTCCTGTCGAAGTCGATCGGAGGGCTGATGAAAGAAGGCAAGAAGGCTGAAGCGGAAATTGCCAAGCAACAAGTTTCCGAACTGAAGGAGCTTTCCAAACTTAATGAAGCCGGGCTGAGAGAAACTGAAGCAGCTATTCAAAATTTGTTGGTTATTATTCCTAATTTACCGCACGATTCGGTGCCTGAAGGTAAATCTGCCGAAGATAATCTTGTAGAGCGTTCGGGAGGAAACATTCCGCAACTCTCTACTGACGCTCTTCCTCATTGGGAGCTGGCAAAAAAATATGACCTGATAGACTTTGAATGGGGGGTGAAGATTACCGGTGCCGGGTTTCCTGTTTACAAAGCCAAAGGTAGTCGCCTGCAGCGCGCACTCATTAATTTCTTTCTTGACAATGCCCGTGATGCCGGATTTGTTGAAATTCAGCCGCCTTATGTCGTAAATGCGGCATCTGGCTTTGCGACTGGGCAGTTACCCGATAAGGAAGGACAAATGTATCATGTAGGATTAGACGATTTGTACCTGATACCAACGGCTGAGGTGCCGGTTACCAATCTTTACCGAGACGTGATTTTGGATGAAAAGGATCTGCCGGTAAAGAATACGGCTTATTCTGCTTGTTTTCGCCGTGAGGCAGGATCCTACGGAAAAGATGTGCGCGGATTGAACCGTTTGCATCAGTTTGATAAAGTAGAAATTGTGTGTATTGACAAGCCTGAAAATTCGTATCAGCGGTTGGATGAGATGGTCTGTTATGTGCAAACTTTGGTGGAAAAGTTAGGACTCCCCTGGCGCATTTTACGTCTTTGTGGCGGTGATATGGGATTCACATCGGCGCTTACGTTCGACTTTGAAGTCTATTCCGCGGCACAACAGAGGTGGTTGGAAGTGAGTTCCGTGTCTAATTTCGAGAGTTACCAGGCAAATCGGCTGAAATGCCGATACCGCAACGAGGATCGAAAAACACAACTATGCCATACCCTCAACGGGAGCGCACTGGCTTTGCCACGTATCGTTGCCGCACTTCTGGAAAACAACCAAACCCCAGAAGGAATAATTATACCGGCTGCATTGGTGCCTTATACAGGATTTGCGGTGATTGATTAA
- a CDS encoding helix-turn-helix transcriptional regulator, which yields MRYNDLGIDFKYLLVSEKDKEFGLTVNTVGFSHIAPNTLYPSTDHPKSYYFNPQKGRILSEYQFVYICKGRGVFSSATTKKTSIEKGQVMVLFPGQWHSYQPVKETGWNEYYIGFEGSIIDSVIEKSFISEQNQVLDIGTNEELINLFLTAIRVAKEDKKSAQQYLAGIAFHILGMILSLSQNKSYDANESTQVIERAKIIMRENIHKDIDVKEIASNLGTSYSWFRKFFKEYTGYPPAQYFQELKLRKAKELLTETSLPIKEIAYELNFSSIEYFLSFFKQRVRITPSEYRKLNGNDK from the coding sequence ATGAGATACAACGACTTGGGTATAGATTTTAAATACTTGTTGGTCAGCGAGAAAGATAAAGAATTTGGATTAACAGTAAATACTGTTGGTTTTTCGCACATTGCACCCAACACATTATATCCTTCCACCGACCACCCCAAAAGTTATTATTTTAACCCCCAGAAAGGGAGAATACTATCTGAGTATCAATTTGTTTACATCTGTAAAGGGAGAGGGGTTTTTTCATCTGCCACGACAAAAAAAACATCCATTGAAAAGGGTCAGGTAATGGTCCTTTTTCCAGGACAGTGGCACTCGTATCAACCCGTAAAAGAAACGGGATGGAACGAGTATTATATTGGTTTTGAAGGAAGTATAATCGACTCTGTAATCGAAAAGAGCTTTATTTCAGAACAAAATCAGGTTTTAGATATTGGTACGAACGAAGAGCTTATCAATCTGTTTTTAACCGCTATCAGAGTTGCCAAGGAAGACAAAAAATCGGCCCAACAGTATCTCGCCGGAATAGCTTTTCACATCTTAGGAATGATTTTATCACTTTCTCAAAACAAAAGTTATGATGCTAATGAATCGACACAAGTAATTGAACGTGCCAAGATCATCATGAGAGAAAACATCCATAAAGACATCGATGTAAAGGAAATTGCATCAAATCTGGGAACAAGCTATTCCTGGTTCAGAAAATTTTTCAAAGAATATACGGGCTATCCGCCCGCACAATATTTTCAGGAATTGAAACTCCGAAAAGCAAAAGAACTGTTGACGGAAACAAGTTTACCTATCAAGGAAATTGCCTATGAGCTCAATTTCAGCTCCATCGAATATTTTTTATCCTTTTTCAAACAACGGGTCAGGATAACTCCTTCTGAATACCGCAAATTAAACGGCAACGATAAATAA
- the rhaT gene encoding L-rhamnose/proton symporter RhaT, with amino-acid sequence MNTIIGLIIIAIGSMGQSSSYVPINKVKNWSWENFWLVQGVFAWLIFPVLGAFLANSLPELVQVYSANSGAALQSIGYGALWGIGGLTFGLSMRYLGIALGQSVALGTCAGFGTLIPAVLAGDNLFSPKGLVLLLAVVVTLVGIALVGYAGSLRSKNMSEEERRKAIKDFALKKGLLIALFAGVMSACFSLGLSAGIPIKEAAIAAGAKEIFAQNPVTLLVTIGGFFTNLVYCLYMNSKNKTSGEIRKTSKSVLVNNLLFCALAGLLWYSQFFGLGMGQSFFEPGSVMMAFSWSILMSLNVVFSNVWGIILKEWKGAGKKAVTFLVIGMAVLIFSLIIPNLF; translated from the coding sequence ATGAACACCATTATTGGTCTGATTATTATAGCGATAGGAAGTATGGGGCAGTCAAGCTCCTACGTTCCTATCAACAAAGTTAAAAATTGGTCGTGGGAAAATTTCTGGTTGGTGCAAGGAGTTTTCGCCTGGCTTATTTTTCCAGTTTTAGGAGCATTTCTAGCAAATTCCCTTCCGGAGTTGGTACAGGTTTATTCTGCAAATTCCGGTGCAGCGCTACAATCGATTGGATACGGCGCTTTGTGGGGGATTGGTGGATTAACTTTCGGGCTTAGCATGCGGTACCTGGGAATTGCACTTGGCCAATCTGTTGCTTTGGGAACATGTGCTGGATTTGGAACGCTAATCCCTGCTGTTCTTGCCGGGGATAATCTCTTTTCACCAAAAGGGTTGGTTCTGTTACTGGCCGTTGTTGTAACCCTAGTGGGGATTGCATTGGTTGGATACGCCGGCAGTTTACGCTCTAAAAACATGTCGGAAGAAGAACGCAGGAAAGCTATAAAAGACTTTGCCCTAAAAAAAGGGTTGCTGATAGCGTTGTTTGCCGGAGTAATGAGTGCTTGTTTCAGTTTAGGCCTGAGTGCCGGAATTCCGATAAAGGAAGCCGCTATTGCAGCGGGGGCAAAAGAAATTTTCGCTCAAAACCCCGTAACACTTTTGGTGACGATTGGCGGTTTTTTCACTAATCTGGTCTATTGCCTGTACATGAATTCGAAAAACAAGACCAGTGGGGAAATTCGGAAAACATCCAAATCGGTACTTGTTAACAACCTTCTCTTCTGTGCCTTGGCCGGTTTACTCTGGTATTCTCAGTTCTTCGGATTAGGGATGGGGCAAAGTTTTTTTGAACCGGGCAGTGTGATGATGGCATTCTCCTGGAGCATCCTGATGTCCTTAAACGTTGTTTTCAGTAATGTGTGGGGTATTATTCTGAAAGAATGGAAAGGAGCCGGTAAAAAAGCCGTCACATTTCTTGTCATCGGCATGGCCGTCTTAATATTTTCTTTAATAATTCCAAATCTATTCTAA